The segment NNNNNNNNNNNNNNNNNNNNNNNNNNNNNNNNNNNNNNNNNNNNNNNNNNNNNNNNNNNNNNNNNNNNNNNNNNNNNNNNNNNNNNNNNNNNNNNNNNNNNNNNNNNNNNNNNNNNNNNNNNNNNNNNNNNNNNNNNNNNNNNNNNNNNNNNNNNNNNNNNNNNNNNNNNNNNNNNNNNNNNNNNNNNNNNNNNNNNNNNNNNNNNNNNNNNNNNNNNNNNNNNNNNNNNNNNNNNNNNNNNNNNNNNNNNNNNNNNNNNNNNNNNNNNNNNNNNNNNNNNNNNNNNNNNNNNNNNNNNNNNNNNNNNNNNNNNNNNNNNNNNNNNNNNNNNNNNNNNNNNNNNNNNNNNNNNNNNNNNNNNNNNNNNNNNNNNNNNNNNNNNNNNNNNNNNNNNNNNNNNNNNNNNNNNNNNNNNNNNNNNNNNNNNNNNNNNNNNNNNNNNNNNNNNNNNNNNNNNNNNNNNNNNNNNNNNNNNNNNNNNNNNNNNNNNNNNNNNNNNNNNNNNNNNNNNNNNNNNNNNNNNNNNNNNNNNNNNNNNNNNNNNNNNNNNNNNNNNNNNNNNNNNNNNNNNNNNNNNNNNNNNNNNNNNNNNNNNNNNNNNNNNNNNNNNNNNNNNNNNNNNNNNNNNNNNNNNNNNNNNNNNNNNNNNNNNNNNNNNNNNNNNNNNNNNNNNNNNNNNNNNNNNNNNNNNNNNNNNNNNNNNNNNNNNNNNNNNNNNNNNNNNNNNNNNNNNNNNNNNNNNNNNNNNNNNNNNNNNNNNNNNNNNNNNNNNNNNNNNNNNNNNNNNNNNNNNNNNNNNNNNNNNNNNNNNNNNNNNNNNNNNNNNNNNNNNNNNNNNNNNNNNNNNNNNNNNNNNNNNNNNNNNNNNNNNNNNNNNNNNNNNNNNNNNNNNNNNNNNNNNNNNNNNNNNNNNNNNNNNNNNNNNNNNNNNNNNNNNNNNNNNNNNNNNNNNNNNNNNNNNNNNNNNNNNNNNNNNNNNNNNNNNNNNNNNNNNNNNNNNNNNNNNNNNNNNNNNNNNNNNNNNNNNNNNNNNNNNNNNNNNNNNNNNNNNNNNNNNNNNNNNNNNNNNNNNNNNNNNNNNNNNNNNNNNNNNNNNNNNNNNNNNNNNNNNNNNNNNNNNNNNNNNNNNNNNNNNNNNNNNNNNNNNNNNNNNNNNNNNNNNNNNNNNNNNNNNNNNNNNNNNNNNNNNNNNNNNNNNNNNNNNNNNNNNNNNNNNNNNNNNNNNNNNNNNNNNNNNNNNNNNNNNNNNNNNNNNNNNNNNNNNNNNNNNNNNNNNNNNNNNNNNNNNNNNNNNNNNNNNNNNNNNNNNNNNNNNNNNNNNNNNNNNNNNNNNNNNNNNNNNNNNNNNNNNNNNNNNNNNNNNNNNNNNNNNNNNNNNNNNNNNNNNNNNNNNNNNNNNNNNNNNNNNNNNNNNNNNNNNNNNNNNNNNNNNNNNNNNNNNNNNNNNNNNNNNNNNNNNNNNNNNNNNNNNNNNNNNNNNNNNNNNNNNNNNNNNNNNNNNNNNNNNNNNNNNNNNNNNNNNNNNNNNNNNNNNNNNNNNNNNNNNNNNNNNNNNNNNNNNNNNNNNNNNNNNNNNNNNNNNNNNNNNNNNNNNNNNNNNNNNNNNNNNNNNNNNNNNNNNNNNNNNNNNNNNNNNNNNNNNNNNNNNNNNNNNNNNNNNNNNNNNNNNNNNNNNNNNNNNNNNNNNNNNNNNNNNNNNNNNNNNNNNNNNNNNNNNNNNNNNNNNNNNNNNNNNNNNNNNNNNNNNNNNNNNNNNNNNNNNNNNNNNNNNNNNNNNNNNNNNNNNNNNNNNNNNNNNNNNNNNNNNNNNNNNNNNNNNNNNNNNNNNNNNNNNNNNNNNNNNNNNNNNNNNNNNNNNNNNNNNNNNNNNNNNNNNNNNNNNNNNNNNNNNNNNNNNNNNNNNNNNNNNNNNNNNNNNNNNNNNNNNNNNNNNNNNNNNNNNNNNNNNNNNNNNNNNNNNNNNNNNNNNNNNNNNNNNNNNNNNNNNNNNNNNNNNNNNNNNNNNNNNNNNNNNNNNNNNNNNNNNNNNNNNNNNNNNNNNNNNNNNNNNNNNNNNNNNNNNNNNNNNNNNNNNNNNNNNNNNNNNNNNNNNNNNNNNNNNNNNNNNNNNNNNNNNNNNNNNNNNNNNNNNNNNNNNNNNNNNNNNNNNNNNNNNNNNNNNNNNNNNNNNNNNNNNNNNNNNNNNNNNNNNNNNNNNNNNNNNNNNNNNNNNNNNNNNNNNNNNNNNNNNNNNNNNNNNNNNNNNNNNNNNNNNNNNNNNNNNNNNNNNNNNNNNNNNNNNNNNNNNNNNNNNNNNNNNNNNNNNNNNNNNNNNNNNNNNNNNNNNNNNNNNNNNNNNNNNNNNNNNNNNNNNNNNNNNNNNNNNNNNNNNNNNNNNNNNNNNNNNNNNNNNNNNNNNNNNNNNNNNNNNNNNNNNNNNNNNNNNNNNNNNNNNNNNNNNNNNNNNNNNNNNNNNNNNNNNNNNNNNNNNNNNNNNNNNNNNNNNNNNNNNNNNNNNNNNNNNNNNNNNNNNNNNNNNNNNNNNNNNNNNNNNNNNNNNNNNNNNNNNNNNNNNNNNNNNNNNNNNNNNNNNNNNNNNNNNNNNNNNNNNNNNNNNNNNNNNNNNNNNNNNNNNNNNNNNNNNNNNNNNNNNNNNNNNNNNNNNNNNNNNNNNNNNNNNNNNNNNNNNNNNNNNNNNNNNNNNNNNNNNNNNNNNNNNNNNNNNNNNNNNNNNNNNNNNNNNNNNNNNNNNNNNNNNNNNNNNNNNNNNNNNNNNNNNNNNNNNNNNNNNNNNNNNNNNNNNNNNNNNNNNNNNNNNNNNNNNNNNNNNNNNNNNNNNNNNNNNNNNNNNNNNNNNNNNNNNNNNNNNNNNNNNNNNNNNNNNNNNNNNNNNNNNNNNNNNNNNNNNNNNNNNNNNNNNNNNNNNNNNNNNNNNNNNNNNNNNNNNNNNNNNNNNNNNNNNNNNNNNNNNNNNNNNNNNNNNNNNNNNNNNNNNNNNNNNNNNNNNNNNNNNNNNNNNNNNNNNNNNNNNNNNNNNNNNNNNNNNNNNNNNNNNNNNNNNNNNNNNNNNNNNNNNNNNNNNNNNNNNNNNNNNNNNNNNNNNNNNNNNNNNNNNNNNNNNNNNNNNNNNNNNNNNNNNNNNNNNNNNNNNNNNNNNNNNNNNNNNNNNNNNNNNNNNNNNNNNNNNNNNNNNNNNNNNNNNNNNNNNNNNNNNNNNNNNNNNNNNNNNNNNNNNNNNNNNNNNNNNNNNNNNNNNNNNNNNNNNNNNNNNNNNNNNNNNNNNNNNNNNNNNNNNNNNNNNNNNNNNNNNNNNNNNNNNNNNNNNNNNNNNNNNNNNNNNNNNNNNNNNNNNNNNNNNNNNNNNNNNNNNNNNNNNNNNNNNNNNNNNNNNNNNNNNNNNNNNNNNNNNNNNNNNNNNNNNNNNNNNNNNNNNNNNNNNNNNNNNNNNNNNNNNNNNNNNNNNNNNNNNNNNNNNNNNNNNNNNNNNNNNNNNNNNNNNNNNNNNNNNNNNNNNNNNNNNNNNNNNNNNNNNNNNNNNNNNNNNNNNNNNNNNNNNNNNNNNNNNNNNNNNNNNNNNNNNNNNNNNNNNNNNNNNNNNNNNNNNNNNNNNNNNNNNNNNNNNNNNNNNNNNNNNNNNNNNNNNNNNNNNNNNNNNNNNNNNNNNNNNNNNNNNNNNNNNNNNNNNNNNNNNNNNNNNNNNNNNNNNNNNNNNNNNNNNNNNNNNNNNNNNNNNNNNNNNNNNNNNNNNNNNNNNNNNNNNNNNNNNNNNNNNNNNNNNNNNNNNNNNNNNNNNNNNNNNNNNNNNNNNNNNNNNNNNNNNNNNNNNNNNNNNNNNNNNNNNNNNNNNNNNNNNNNNNNNNNNNNNNNNNNNNNNNNNNNNNNNNNNNNNNNNNNNNNNNNNNNNNNNNNNNNNNNNNNNNNNNNNNNNNNNNNNNNNNNNNNNNNNNNNNNNNNNNNNNNNNNNNNNNNNNNNNNNNNNNNNNNNNNNNNNNNNNNNNNNNNNNNNNNNNNNNNNNNNNNNNNNNNNNNNNNNNNNNNNNNNNNNNNNNNNNNNNNNNNNNNNNNNNNNNNNNNNNNNNNNNNNNNNNNNNNNNNNNNNNNNNNNNNNNNNNNNNNNNNNNNNNNNNNNNNNNNNNNNNNNNNNNNNNNNNNNNNNNNNNNNNNNNNNNNNNNNNNNNNNNNNNNNNNNNNNNNNNNNNNNNNNNNNNNNNNNNNNNNNNNNNNNNNNNNNNNNNNNNNNNNNNNNNNNNNNNNNNNNNNNNNNNNNNNNNNNNNNNNNNNNNNNNNNNNNNNNNNNNNNNNNNNNNNNNNNNNNNNNNNNNNNNNNNNNNNNNNNNNNNNNNNNNNNNNNNNNNNNNNNNNNNNNNNNNNNNNNNNNNNNNNNNNNNNNNNNNNNNNNNNNNNNNNNNNNNNNNNNNNNNNNNNNNNNNNNNNNNNNNNNNNNNNNNNNNNNNNNNNNNNNNNNNNNNNNNNNNNNNNNNNNNNNNNNNNNNNNNNNNNNNNNNNNNNNNNNNNNNNNNNNNNNNNNNNNNNNNNNNNNNNNNNNNNNNNNNNNNNNNNNNNNNNNNNNNNNNNNNNNNNNNNNNNNNNNNNNNNNNNNNNNNNNNNNNNNNNNNNNNNNNNNNNNNNNNNNNNNNNNNNNNNNNNNNNNNNNNNNNNNNNNNNNNNNNNNNNNNNNNNNNNNNNNNNNNNNNNNNNNNNNNNNNNNNNNNNNNNNNNNNNNNNNNNNNNNNNNNNNNNNNNNNNNNNNNNNNNNNNNNNNNNNNNNNNNNNNNNNNNNNNNNNNNNNNNNNNNNNNNNNNNNNNNNNNNNNNNNNNNNNNNNNNNNNNNNNNNNNNNNNNNNNNNNNNNNNNNNNNNNNNNNNNNNNNNNNNNNNNNNNNNNNNNNNNNNNNNNNNNNNNNNNNNNNNNNNNNNNNNNNNNNNNNNNNNNNNNNNNNNNNNNNNNNNNNNNNNNNNNNNNNNNNNNNNNNNNNNNNNNNNNNNNNNNNNNNNNNNNNNNNNNNNNNNNNNNNNNNNNNNNNNNNNNNNNNNNNNNNNNNNNNNNNNNNNNNNNNNNNNNNNNNNNNNNNNNNNNNNNNNNNNNNNNNNNNNNNNNNNNNNNNNNNNNNNNNNNNNNNNNNNNNNNNNNNNNNNNNNNNNNNNNNNNNNNNNNNNNNNNNNNNNNNNNNNNNNNNNNNNNNNNNNNNNNNNNNNNNNNNNNNNNNNNNNNNNNNNNNNNNNNNNNNNNNNNNNNNNNNNNNNNNNNNNNNNNNNNNNNNNNNNNNNNNNNNNNNNNNNNNNNNNNNNNNNNNNNNNNNNNNNNNNNNNNNNNNNNNNNNNNNNNNNNNNNNNNNNNNNNNNNNNNNNNNNNNNNNNNNNNNNNNNNNNNNNNNNNNNNNNNNNNNNNNNNNNNNNNNNNNNNNNATATatatcttattaattaattaacaaatctCTTTGATAAAAGttacatttaaaaatttcattttaacattttttttagtatttttcatttattatcactatgttgtatttgatatttttaattatatttatatcttcatattaatatcatatcaatatttaattttattttgttttatatatatctatgttcaatattaattgaaaaatgaaatatgtacAATAAAAGTTTGGTCAAACATTTATAGTAGGTGTTTTAATAATTTGTCTATAAAATAATCttcatattaaaaatacatttatacctgtttgtttttttttggtaatttaacacttaaaaacattttttttataaattaatcaaacaCTATTTTGTTATCAAAAACACGTTTATTTGAATCAGTCAAAcacaaattactttttttaaaaaaaatacttttcttaaaagttattttttaaaatggctTCTACAAATAAGCAAATTTCAGCAATAATGTCAAACAAACTCTAAGAAAAATCAGTAAAACGCAATCTACTTATAAAAAAACGCTTTTCAAATGAATTAGTCAAAACacgatttattttttcataagaaCTTATTTAAAAAGTACTTGTTAAAACTAAGCAGTTTTAGCAGCAATGTCAAACCGACTCTAACATATTTACTAGCAATGCTCTAGAAAACCacttctctttattttagaaTCCAACTGTTGAGAAATTGTCAAAATCTGCTTCATACAAATACAAATTCTGTTAACCGAAGACAACTTGAAACAATTGTTACAAGGTTTAAGAGAATCACGTGCTCAACAGGAAGAAATGAAGTATACAGTGAAATTCCTGCAGATATTATTATCAGAACTGTTGTCACTTTAAAATCCAAGAATTAGCTCACATTGTAGTACGAGTCAATGATGGCATCAGCAAGATATTCACATTTAGCAGCCGATAATCCAGCCAAGGATATCCTCCCATCTTTTGTCATGTACACATGCCACTTATTGGCCATGTTCTCGCTCTGCGTGACCACCAAGAGtgagaaaaagaatgaacaCCAGATATGCAAGGTACAAGGAAACAAATATATGCAATCCATTGTTAAGTCATAAGGAGACTCTCACTGCACTATCTTTTGCATATTGAACTTGGTAAATCAGTAGGAAAGGAAGGAAAGAATAATGTCTTTCCGCAAATAAGTGCTGAGTGAAAAATGTGGTATGTGATAAATGATCAAGGCCACAAACTTGTCAagcaaatcaaatcaaatttacACATACTGCAATGATGAAACAACTTAGTTCACGGGCATTACCTGAGCTCTGTCGAGACCTGTGAAGGAGAACATTCCAATCTGTTTCAGAATGAATGACCAGTTCTTTCCACTCTTATCCTTGGCGGAGAGGCTATCATATAGCTTCTGTCTCACACTCTTTATCCTCCCTGCCATCATTTCCATCTCTTCTTTCCATTCACTGAAGAGCTCTGGAGTTCCAACGACGTTGGCAACAATTTTAGCACCATGAATGGGAGGATTGGAGTACATTGGGCGAGCAAGCCTTTTTAGCTGGCTTTTCACCctgtaaaataattttattggtTCACCAAACATAAAATCCACTCAGTTGATAGGAGATCATATGTACAAAATAAAGGACAACATCTGGTACTTGGCATTTTACATGGAACCATTGATTACAAAGCAAGGAAAATGCTTAATCTTACTCCATCAGCTCGCCAAGACATAACAAAGGTTCAAAACTcagaacaataaaaaaaagttgggTGTTTTTTTCTCATCTACCTCTGTTTTGTTGGCAAAGTAACCCGGTATTTGTATTGGCAAAGGATGCAGACACCCAATGGAATAGTCAAGACGAGCTGTCCCAGTCTCCCAGACACCACCATTTTCAAATAGGAAAAAAGTAAGGACACAACAAGTTCTTGTTTTTTCAGCTATGACACAGTATGACTTAATCCCACCATTTCAGCGACATTGTGGTTAGTATGTCAACTTAACCTACTAAACAGCTTTGATTGTCAAGCTATAATTATCAGGAGGGGAAAATGGGtttgttttttcataaataaagtcAACATTAGGAGGAAAACAACAAAACTATTTTGCATGCATAATTAATAACCAGAGGAGATACTTTGGGAAGGATATCAAGTTAGCGGTACTAGGCACAATAATCATTATCAAAAGCAACAAAAGAAAAGGGATTAAAGCTTCTCATCTTGCTCTAATTTATAGTACACCCAGAAAGAATTCCATATACATAACATAAAGAATAGCATTATAATTTAACAAAAACTCAGTGCAACATCATTTTCCCACTATAGAGGAACTATATAGCTTTTGATGTTGGCCACTTTACCTCGTTGCTGCATCAGCAGATGAGCAAAGAACATTGGTAGCCCCAATCCTTTCTCCATAGAGACCCAGATTTTTACTATATGATTGAGCAACCAAAAGCTCCATACCGCGTGCAGCAAACATTCTCACAGATGAGGCATCTTCATCAAGGCTGCCACTTGCAAATCCCTGCAGCAGATTAGATGAGGTATCTTGACTGTTATAGAATACTCAATACAGCTTTCCAGTGCAAATATCTGAATAACAATGACTTTCCCGTTATcttgtattcatttttttaaaaatcagtAAATTACATTGATAAACACCAAAGActgtcaaaaaaaaatgtacaaaGCGACTTAACCAACTTCATTCATCAAATTTTCCATTTATTATTACAGCAAAGGTACACTCTCCTTACATCAAAAGAAggaataaaacaagaaagatgtttcgtaattttgaaacaattccctatttctttcatttacttctctctctctctctctctctctctctctctctctctctctctctctctctctcactcacacacacacacacacacatcagaacttttaacttgaaattttacAGCTTCACCAAATGAAAGTTTTTGGGTTCAACATAGATTACCTGGTAGGCAACATCAAAAAATGGAATGTGGTTCTTCTTCTGAATTACATCAGCAATCTTTTTCCATTGCTCAGGTGTGGGATCAATACCAGTTGGGTTGTGTGCACAGCCATGGAGCAAGATAAATGATCCTTCTGGGGCAGCCTATAAACAGGTAAGCCATTACATTTTGACAATAACTTGCACAAGAAGTGGAAGAGAATACAAGCTCTTCCGTCAAACTCTGTTTTATAATGCGGGGAGAAGAGCAAGGCCAACAAGACTGCACATACACACGTATCAGACATAGGAAAGGCATCTAGTACTGGATAACTTGACTAGCGAGACAATGCAGAAAAACAAAATTCTATATTCACAACAAAAGAGGAACTCAAGACCTAAAAGGAGAGACAGCAACCAGCTTTCTGCATATTCCATACTCACAAGAAAAATTATATCCTCAAAGTTATTCAAATTCATAAAACATAGTCGAA is part of the Solanum pennellii chromosome 8, SPENNV200 genome and harbors:
- the LOC107028571 gene encoding aspartate aminotransferase, chloroplastic — translated: MASTMFSLASVTPSASISLQDNLKPKLKIGTSSQRAFPGKDFMKAKSNGRTTMAVAVNVSRFEGITMAPADPILGVSEAFKADTNELKLNLGVGAYRTEDLQPYVLNVVKKAENLILERGENKEYLPIEGLAAFNKVTAELLFGKDNPVLQQQRVATIQGLSGTGSLRIAAALIERYFPYSKILISSPTWGNHKNIFNDARVPWSEYRYYDPKTVGLDFAGMIEDIKAAPEGSFILLHGCAHNPTGIDPTPEQWKKIADVIQKKNHIPFFDVAYQGFASGSLDEDASSVRMFAARGMELLVAQSYSKNLGLYGERIGATNVLCSSADAATRVKSQLKRLARPMYSNPPIHGAKIVANVVGTPELFSEWKEEMEMMAGRIKSVRQKLYDSLSAKDKSGKNWSFILKQIGMFSFTGLDRAQSENMANKWHVYMTKDGRISLAGLSAAKCEYLADAIIDSYYNVS